A window of the Microvirga terrae genome harbors these coding sequences:
- a CDS encoding UDP-glucuronic acid decarboxylase family protein yields the protein MRSRVLQWRVPSEFPSNGATSRGGSRKRILVTGGAGFLGSHLIERLLEGGNEVVCVDNFSTGNLQNLRGMLRNKRLSVLGHDIVLPLDAGTFDEIYNLACPASPPHYQADPVQTTKTCVLGALNVLEIARISNARILQASTSEVYGDPTVHPQPETYWGNVNSTGPRACYDEGKRCAESLFFDYARMHGVSIKVARIFNTYGPRMRPDDGRVVSNFVVQALKGEDITIYGSGSQTRSFCYVSDLVDGLMRLMASPDAVNGPVNLGNPAEFTIGELASIVVEMTGSQSNIVYCDLPVDDPRQRRPDITIAKDSLDWVPHISLKDGLSQTIDYFESAVANPDDRHPLSAAASR from the coding sequence ATGCGTTCCCGCGTCCTTCAGTGGCGCGTCCCATCAGAATTTCCATCCAATGGAGCTACATCTCGGGGCGGCTCGCGAAAGCGCATTCTGGTCACGGGCGGGGCGGGGTTCCTGGGATCTCATCTGATCGAACGACTCCTCGAAGGAGGCAATGAGGTCGTTTGCGTCGACAACTTCAGCACCGGCAATTTACAAAACCTTCGAGGAATGCTCCGAAACAAACGCCTCTCGGTTCTTGGGCACGACATCGTGCTACCTCTCGACGCCGGGACCTTCGACGAGATCTACAATTTGGCCTGCCCTGCATCGCCTCCCCACTACCAAGCAGATCCGGTTCAAACGACGAAAACCTGCGTTCTTGGTGCTTTGAACGTTCTCGAGATCGCCCGTATATCGAATGCACGCATCCTCCAGGCTTCCACATCCGAGGTGTACGGCGACCCTACCGTTCATCCTCAGCCGGAGACATACTGGGGCAATGTCAACTCAACAGGGCCGCGCGCCTGTTACGACGAGGGCAAACGCTGCGCGGAGTCCCTGTTCTTTGACTATGCCAGAATGCACGGTGTTAGCATCAAAGTGGCTCGTATCTTCAATACTTACGGTCCTCGTATGCGCCCGGACGACGGTCGTGTCGTGTCAAATTTCGTCGTGCAGGCTCTCAAGGGCGAAGACATCACCATCTACGGTTCCGGTTCTCAAACGCGTTCATTCTGCTATGTGTCAGATCTGGTCGATGGACTGATGCGACTGATGGCGTCTCCGGACGCTGTTAATGGGCCAGTGAACCTTGGAAATCCCGCGGAATTCACCATCGGAGAACTCGCCTCGATTGTTGTTGAGATGACTGGCTCTCAGTCAAACATCGTTTATTGCGACCTGCCGGTCGATGATCCACGTCAACGCCGTCCAGACATTACGATCGCAAAAGACTCTCTTGATTGGGTTCCACATATCTCTCTCAAGGATGGCTTGTCTCAGACAATCGACTACTTCGAATCTGCGGTAGCAAATCCGGACGATCGCCATCCTCTCAGCGCCGCTGCATCCAGGTAG
- a CDS encoding DUF995 domain-containing protein, with amino-acid sequence MTGSLPKGGENGRDLTAWELTQLYSDRTWIWSEGGGYFAPDGSFYAAVGSDAPSSYLARGKWHTGANGEMCFQAIWNGQSGKNVERTCFYHKMAQGKILQKRGDTGSWYVFRGSSGHRNEFDKILPGDRIKAKFGEVRAKYLYGILM; translated from the coding sequence GTGACAGGCTCTCTGCCAAAAGGGGGCGAAAATGGACGTGATCTCACCGCATGGGAGTTGACGCAACTCTATAGCGATCGGACCTGGATCTGGTCGGAGGGCGGCGGCTATTTCGCCCCAGATGGAAGCTTCTACGCGGCGGTAGGATCAGACGCTCCGTCATCATATCTGGCACGTGGCAAGTGGCACACCGGAGCCAATGGCGAGATGTGCTTCCAGGCAATTTGGAATGGTCAAAGCGGCAAGAATGTCGAGCGGACCTGCTTCTACCATAAGATGGCTCAGGGGAAGATCCTTCAGAAGAGGGGCGACACCGGGTCCTGGTATGTTTTCAGGGGCTCTTCAGGACACAGGAATGAGTTCGATAAGATTTTGCCGGGCGATCGTATCAAAGCAAAGTTCGGCGAGGTTCGGGCGAAATATCTCTACGGCATTCTCATGTAA
- a CDS encoding DUF995 domain-containing protein, with the protein MRHQLGFSHLRKLMILGVVCLSGIATAGAADAKPTKGAASEAPGGRPMTAAELRKLYGGKTWLWSNGGGYMDPSGRFYAAVGTKRATGSLARGTWATDGKGRMCFEGRWKTQTGSNSARTCFTHYVNGAEIYQRRAPRGAWYVFKHAEAQQNDEFNKIVTGNRIAEQFGQIRAALASR; encoded by the coding sequence ATGCGGCATCAACTTGGATTCTCTCATCTGCGGAAGCTGATGATACTCGGCGTTGTTTGCCTTTCAGGAATCGCGACCGCAGGTGCCGCAGATGCCAAGCCCACGAAAGGAGCCGCCTCGGAGGCGCCGGGCGGCAGACCGATGACCGCAGCTGAACTTCGCAAGCTTTACGGCGGGAAGACTTGGCTCTGGTCCAATGGTGGGGGCTACATGGATCCGAGCGGACGCTTTTATGCGGCCGTAGGGACCAAGCGCGCCACGGGGTCATTGGCTAGGGGGACCTGGGCGACGGACGGCAAGGGGAGAATGTGCTTCGAAGGGCGCTGGAAAACGCAGACGGGGAGCAACTCCGCCAGGACTTGCTTTACCCACTACGTGAACGGCGCTGAGATCTACCAGCGCCGGGCCCCCCGTGGAGCTTGGTATGTGTTCAAGCATGCCGAGGCACAACAGAATGACGAATTCAACAAGATCGTAACGGGCAACCGAATTGCCGAGCAGTTCGGCCAGATCAGGGCGGCTCTGGCCTCGCGGTAG
- a CDS encoding glycoside hydrolase family 26 protein, with protein MRLEIGLAALACLMFASNMQRSAQADNASPVPKLGVYDPHKLLRDDTSFSLEHTFLYWQDFKPEEYRSFAQDAAKRGRQVLVTVEPWTRAPNWKDGSEKLLTNVIEGEFDREISAICHEIGASDAPVMVSWGHEMDETQGRFPWANKDPQIFQKAYQHFVDQCRPIAPKARFGWTPKGEANLASYYPGDAYVDFIGLTLFDLEAWNIAQNDSRTFADKFGALHGQVANFGKPIVLVEFGVAGTESYVEKQLSCAQEKLRRFPHVEALVYFNDRETWHWPKPHGQPDWRITDRRQFGCHREFTSLP; from the coding sequence ATGAGACTCGAGATCGGACTTGCCGCATTGGCCTGCCTTATGTTTGCATCAAACATGCAGCGGAGTGCGCAAGCTGATAACGCGAGCCCCGTTCCGAAGCTCGGCGTCTACGATCCTCATAAGTTGCTCCGTGATGATACGAGTTTTTCGCTGGAGCACACGTTTCTTTACTGGCAGGATTTCAAACCGGAAGAGTACAGATCCTTTGCCCAGGATGCTGCCAAACGTGGGCGACAGGTACTCGTGACAGTCGAACCATGGACCAGAGCGCCGAACTGGAAGGACGGATCCGAGAAGCTTCTGACCAATGTCATCGAGGGCGAGTTCGACCGCGAGATTTCAGCGATCTGTCACGAGATCGGAGCTTCTGATGCTCCCGTGATGGTCAGTTGGGGACACGAGATGGATGAAACTCAGGGTCGGTTCCCATGGGCCAATAAGGATCCGCAGATCTTCCAGAAGGCTTACCAGCATTTCGTGGACCAGTGTAGGCCCATCGCGCCGAAGGCCCGGTTTGGCTGGACTCCAAAGGGTGAAGCCAATTTGGCTTCATACTATCCAGGTGACGCCTATGTCGATTTCATAGGCCTGACTTTGTTCGATCTTGAAGCGTGGAACATTGCACAGAACGATTCTCGAACATTCGCAGACAAGTTCGGCGCACTCCACGGACAGGTGGCAAATTTCGGCAAACCAATTGTCTTGGTTGAATTCGGAGTCGCCGGCACGGAAAGCTACGTAGAAAAGCAGCTGTCATGCGCCCAGGAAAAACTGCGGAGGTTCCCGCATGTCGAAGCGCTCGTTTACTTTAATGACCGAGAGACTTGGCATTGGCCTAAGCCACATGGCCAGCCAGATTGGCGCATCACCGACAGACGTCAATTTGGATGCCACCGCGAGTTTACCTCATTGCCGTAG
- a CDS encoding glycosyl hydrolase has translation MSTGNLPYRIDNPEKIGIGLWDKDNLGTALNDVDRAKFNWYYNWDERALWDVDETPEQASYAPMVWGGAALDLKEIEQAKAAGATTLLGFNEPDDLYQANMSVDQAVALWSQLEATGLRLGSPAPTQHGVLGENSWLGRFMTEVDNAGLRVDFIAVHYFSQSKDVNEFKAWLEAVYKQYNKPIWVTEWCLADWSNPGRFTEEEQAAFALAGAHMMDDLPFIEKHAWFAAYEGGDGWNLNSGLFDQNGGLTKVGQVFDDLNSGRSTLGEAPPILVSQSGTSKKDKMVGGSEHNEFKGRAGSDILSGGDGNDRLWGSTGNDTLTGGAGDDVFAFDTKPNKKTNLDTIKDFRVGEDTIWLDNKIFPMLGKKGSSSAPEELSKKFFATNAPKDKNDYITYNKKSGYLSYDADGSGNKYSAVEIALLKKGLALSAADIFVI, from the coding sequence ATGTCCACCGGCAATCTTCCGTATAGGATCGACAATCCGGAGAAAATCGGAATCGGACTTTGGGATAAGGACAATCTCGGCACCGCGCTCAACGATGTCGATCGTGCGAAGTTCAACTGGTATTACAACTGGGATGAGCGCGCGCTGTGGGATGTCGATGAGACGCCCGAGCAGGCAAGCTACGCCCCAATGGTTTGGGGTGGCGCCGCTCTTGATCTTAAGGAAATCGAGCAGGCAAAGGCCGCGGGGGCGACCACTCTCCTAGGCTTCAATGAACCTGATGATCTTTATCAAGCAAACATGTCAGTGGATCAGGCGGTGGCACTGTGGTCGCAGCTTGAAGCGACAGGCCTGCGGCTAGGCTCTCCGGCCCCAACACAGCATGGGGTCCTCGGTGAAAACTCTTGGCTTGGACGCTTCATGACTGAGGTAGACAATGCGGGCCTTCGCGTTGACTTCATTGCCGTTCACTATTTCTCGCAAAGCAAGGACGTCAACGAGTTCAAAGCGTGGCTTGAAGCTGTTTATAAGCAGTACAACAAGCCCATCTGGGTGACCGAATGGTGTCTGGCTGACTGGAGCAATCCGGGGCGATTCACAGAGGAGGAGCAGGCGGCATTTGCACTGGCGGGTGCCCATATGATGGACGATCTTCCGTTCATCGAGAAGCATGCATGGTTCGCAGCCTACGAGGGCGGCGATGGATGGAACCTAAATAGCGGGCTGTTCGACCAAAACGGTGGTCTGACAAAGGTCGGCCAGGTTTTCGATGATCTAAACAGCGGACGGAGCACGCTCGGTGAGGCTCCTCCCATCCTTGTCAGCCAATCGGGAACATCGAAGAAGGATAAGATGGTTGGCGGCTCGGAGCACAATGAGTTCAAGGGCCGCGCCGGAAGCGATATTTTGTCGGGAGGAGACGGCAATGATCGGCTTTGGGGTTCAACTGGCAACGATACGCTGACGGGTGGAGCGGGCGACGATGTGTTCGCCTTCGACACCAAGCCGAACAAGAAGACGAACCTGGACACCATAAAGGACTTCAGGGTCGGTGAAGACACTATCTGGCTCGACAATAAGATTTTCCCGATGCTGGGAAAGAAGGGCTCTTCAAGCGCGCCAGAGGAGTTGAGCAAGAAGTTCTTTGCAACGAACGCGCCTAAGGACAAGAATGACTATATCACATATAATAAGAAGAGTGGATACCTTTCGTATGATGCGGACGGCTCAGGTAACAAATACAGTGCGGTAGAGATCGCCCTGCTCAAGAAGGGCTTGGCTCTGAGCGCGGCGGATATCTTTGTTATCTGA
- a CDS encoding winged helix DNA-binding protein, whose amino-acid sequence MKQEYLAVIALAERLHRRTLDRLQVELTQLKIQDINAVQAMILLNIGPQEVTAKDLMIRGCYQGTNISYNLKRLTENGYIDQSRSENDRRLVLIKLTAKGQKLLEALDSFYEGLASDLAAKAVDGETLENCRATLSMLDMFTGRQADQFA is encoded by the coding sequence ATGAAGCAAGAATATCTTGCTGTGATTGCACTTGCGGAACGGCTTCATCGCCGAACGCTCGATAGATTGCAGGTTGAGCTCACACAACTGAAGATCCAAGATATCAACGCTGTTCAGGCGATGATCCTGCTCAATATCGGGCCCCAGGAGGTTACCGCCAAGGATCTCATGATCCGCGGCTGTTATCAGGGTACTAATATTTCCTACAACTTGAAACGTCTTACGGAAAACGGCTACATCGACCAATCGCGATCCGAGAATGATCGTCGGCTTGTTCTTATAAAGCTGACCGCGAAAGGTCAGAAACTCCTGGAGGCACTAGACTCCTTCTACGAAGGGTTAGCTAGCGACTTAGCCGCCAAAGCCGTTGACGGGGAAACTCTTGAGAACTGCAGGGCGACTTTGAGCATGCTTGATATGTTCACAGGACGGCAGGCTGATCAATTTGCGTAG
- a CDS encoding winged helix-turn-helix domain-containing protein — translation MGDNVWRPAHLTQGQMDERRLAAATLLRQGRLSQAEFARHLGVSPASVSRWAGTLAQQGRRGLEAQPITGRPPRLDETAWARLGRLLDRGAVAAGFGTERWTLTRIAALIEREFGVHYHPRYLERPLKAHGFTVQRPATRAKERDELVIAVWPKREWVALK, via the coding sequence ATGGGTGACAACGTTTGGCGCCCGGCGCATCTGACGCAGGGACAAATGGATGAGCGTCGTCTGGCGGCAGCGACGCTGTTGCGGCAGGGGCGGCTCTCCCAGGCGGAGTTCGCCCGACACCTTGGCGTGAGCCCGGCCAGCGTCTCGCGCTGGGCTGGCACGCTGGCGCAGCAGGGCCGGCGCGGCCTGGAAGCCCAACCCATCACAGGACGCCCACCGCGGCTCGATGAGACAGCCTGGGCCCGGCTGGGCCGGCTCCTGGATCGGGGCGCCGTAGCGGCAGGCTTTGGCACCGAGCGCTGGACTCTCACGCGCATTGCCGCCCTGATCGAGCGCGAGTTCGGGGTTCACTATCATCCCCGCTATCTGGAGCGGCCGCTCAAGGCGCACGGCTTCACTGTGCAACGTCCCGCCACACGGGCCAAGGAGCGCGACGAGTTGGTGATTGCGGTCTGGCCCAAGCGGGAATGGGTAGCGCTCAAATAA
- a CDS encoding transposase translates to MDETGNSFRARPGTTWARRGITPILQRVSKRREVSSIVAITPDGRLYARHVRTCVSSQTVISALRYFRRKIGTPLRVVWDRLNAHRSQATTAFIAAHPQDYAAAYLPAYAPELNPEEQCNACVKRAMENALPGSVADLHRLVRSEFSHLQHQPEMIVSFFRHAGLSVAGIP, encoded by the coding sequence GTGGATGAGACCGGCAACAGCTTCCGCGCCCGACCGGGTACGACCTGGGCCCGGCGCGGGATTACCCCGATCCTCCAGCGGGTGAGCAAGCGGCGCGAGGTGTCGAGCATTGTGGCGATCACGCCCGACGGGCGGCTCTATGCCAGACACGTCCGCACCTGCGTCTCGAGCCAAACCGTGATCTCGGCCCTGCGCTACTTCCGCCGCAAGATCGGCACGCCCCTGCGGGTGGTGTGGGATCGGCTCAATGCCCATCGGTCACAAGCGACCACCGCCTTCATCGCAGCCCACCCGCAGGATTATGCGGCGGCCTACCTGCCGGCCTATGCTCCCGAGCTCAACCCGGAGGAGCAGTGCAATGCCTGCGTCAAGCGCGCCATGGAGAACGCCCTACCTGGATCAGTCGCGGACCTGCACCGTCTGGTCCGCAGCGAATTCAGCCATCTTCAGCACCAACCTGAGATGATCGTCAGCTTCTTTCGCCACGCAGGGCTCTCCGTTGCAGGAATTCCGTGA